Proteins encoded together in one Triticum dicoccoides isolate Atlit2015 ecotype Zavitan chromosome 7B, WEW_v2.0, whole genome shotgun sequence window:
- the LOC119341550 gene encoding probable fucosyltransferase 8, with protein MAEGRPVADAAWGAGAARRSHGMGRAGVLLIVCLFTLPFMALLFGGRAGALAVWQNAAKLTAMGGGLLNVSRQSAAGADELFGCLLPPGSDRRACLSRYQSPHYYKHSPYAPSPHLLRKLRDYEARHSRCGPGTPPYARFVDHLRSGGSSSTEDAECNYVVWIPYNGLGNRMLSLLSTFLYALLTDRVLLVHSTDDFTGLFCEPFPGANATWVLPRDFPVADMSWLGVGSNQSYGNLLDGKKIANDPAKATAQSVPPYVYLHLAHDLRRSDRLFYCNDDQLVLAKVNWLLVQNDFYFVPALYAMAEFEGELRRLFPAKESVAHLLGRYLFHPSNSVWGMITRYYHTYMAQAEERIGVQIRMFSWATIPVDDMYTQIMACSRQEHILPDIDGDEANTKTTAARSSAKSKAILIASLQADYYDRIKSTYYEHAAKGGGMVGVFQPSHEERQIMGQRPHNQKALAEIYLLSFSNVLLTTGASTFGYMSSSLAGLRPTMLMIPEDGKVPEPPCVRAVSMEPCFHMTPDVECRGKAVNKEELSRHVNECEDVGKGIKWIKGIKLFD; from the exons ATGGCGGAAGGTCGTCCGGTGGCGGATGCGGCGTGGGGCGCCGGCGCGGCGAGGAGGAGCCACGGGATGGGCCGGGCGGGCGTGCTGCTCATCGTGTGCCTGTTCACGCTGCCGTTCATGGCGCTCCTCTTCGGCGGCCGGGCGGGCGCGCTGGCCGTGTGGCAGAACGCCGCCAAGCTGACCGCCATGGGTGGAG GATTACTGAACGTCTCTCGTCAGAGCGCCGCCGGTGCGGACGAGCTCTTTGGCTGCCTGCTCCCGCCAGGTTCCGACCGACGCGCGTGCCTGAGCCGCTACCAGTCCCCGCATTACTACAAGCACTCCCCGTACGCGCCCTCGCCGCACCTCCTGCGGAAGCTGCGCGACTACGAGGCGCGGCACAGCAGGTGCGGCCCCGGCACGCCGCCGTACGCCAGGTTCGTCGACCACCTCCggtccggcggcagcagcagcacggAGGACGCGGAGTGCAACTACGTCGTGTGGATCCCCTACAATGGCCTCGGCAACCGGATGCTGTCTCTGCTCAGCACGTTCCTCTACGCGCTCCTCACCGACCGCGTCCTCCTCGTCCACTCCACGGACGACTTCACAGGCCTCTTCTGCGAGCCGTTCCCCGGCGCGAACGCGACCTGGGTGCTCCCGCGGGACTTCCCCGTCGCCGACATGTCCTGGCTCGGGGTAGGCTCCAACCAGTCGTACGGGAACCTCCTCGACGGCAAGAAGATCGCCAACGACCCGGCCAAGGCGACGGCGCAGTCGGTGCCGCCGTACGTGTACCTGCACCTGGCGCACGACCTCCGGCGCTCGGACCGGCTCTTCTACTGCAACGACGACCAGCTCGTGCTGGCCAAGGTGAACTGGCTGCTGGTGCAGAACGACTTCTACTTCGTGCCGGCGCTGTACGCCATGGCGGAGTTCGAAGGTGAGCTCCGGAGGCTGTTCCCGGCCAAGGAGAGCGTGGCGCACCTTCTCGGCCGGTACCTGTTCCACCCGTCCAACTCCGTCTGGGGCATGATCACCAGGTACTACCACACGTACATGGCCCAGGCGGAGGAGAGGATCGGCGTGCAGATCAGGATGTTCTCCTGGGCAACCATCCCCGTCGACGACATGTACACCCAAATCATGGCGTGCTCCCGGCAGGAGCACATACTGCCGGACATCGACGGCGACGAGGCGAACACGAAGACCACCGCGGCGAGGAGCAGTGCCAAATCAAAGGCCATCTTGATCGCGTCGCTCCAAGCAGACTACTACGACAGGATCAAGTCAACGTACTACGAGCACGCGGCCAAGGGCGGCGGCATGGTGGGGGTGTTCCAGCCGAGCCACGAGGAGCGGCAGATCATGGGGCAGCGGCCGCACAACCAGAAGGCGCTCGCGGAGATCTACCTGCTCAGCTTCTCCAACGTGCTGCTCACCACGGGGGCGTCCACGTTCGGCTACATGAGCAGCAGCCTCGCGGGGCTGCGGCCGACCATGCTGATGATCCCGGAAGACGGCAAGGTGCCCGAGCCGCCGTGCGTGCGCGCCGTGTCCATGGAGCCGTGCTTCCACATGACGCCCGATGTGGAGTGCCGGGGGAAGGCGGTGAACAAGGAGGAGCTGTCTCGACACGTCAATGAGTGTGAGGATGTAGGCAAAGGGATTAAATGGATCAAAGGTATCAAGTTATTTGATTGA